One genomic region from Jiangella sp. DSM 45060 encodes:
- a CDS encoding Gfo/Idh/MocA family protein encodes MTSSVLPRVGVIGVGVIGRAHVERLLSPASPAELAAVADADPDAARAVAAEYGAEAAPSAEQLLARDDVDAVVVCVPSGLHADVAVAALDAGKHVLLEKPLEVSVDAADRIIDAEKRSGKVLSVVSQRRFAAENQFLHRTIAAGGLGRVTTANIEIALWRTQEYYDSGAWRGTWALDGGGALMNQGVHLVDLALWLLGDVEEVYAHSGLLAHERIEVEDAITITARFAGGALLTFLATTTAYGDLPLRVAVTGDGGTVVTLAEKITHFVTRDGREVPEFDPVDQQLAQLSDFVAAIRHGAPPLVTSAQARAAVAFIEAAYASARTGRPVRPR; translated from the coding sequence ATGACCTCGTCCGTCCTGCCGCGCGTCGGCGTCATCGGCGTCGGCGTGATCGGCCGCGCCCATGTCGAGCGGCTGCTGTCGCCCGCCTCGCCGGCCGAGCTCGCCGCCGTCGCCGACGCCGACCCGGACGCCGCCCGCGCCGTCGCCGCCGAGTACGGCGCCGAGGCCGCGCCGTCGGCCGAGCAACTGCTGGCCCGCGACGACGTCGACGCCGTCGTCGTCTGCGTCCCCTCCGGCCTGCACGCCGACGTCGCCGTCGCCGCGCTCGACGCGGGCAAGCACGTCCTGCTGGAGAAGCCGCTCGAGGTGAGCGTCGACGCGGCCGACCGCATCATCGACGCGGAGAAGCGGTCCGGCAAAGTCCTCAGCGTCGTGAGCCAGCGCCGCTTCGCCGCGGAGAACCAGTTCCTGCACCGCACCATCGCCGCGGGCGGTCTGGGACGCGTCACCACCGCGAACATCGAGATCGCGCTCTGGCGCACGCAGGAGTACTACGACTCCGGCGCGTGGCGCGGCACCTGGGCGCTGGACGGCGGCGGCGCGCTGATGAACCAGGGCGTGCACCTGGTCGACCTCGCGCTCTGGCTGCTCGGCGACGTCGAGGAGGTGTACGCCCACAGCGGGCTGCTCGCCCACGAGCGCATCGAGGTCGAGGACGCCATCACGATCACGGCACGTTTCGCCGGCGGCGCGCTGCTCACGTTCCTCGCCACCACGACGGCGTACGGCGACCTGCCGCTGCGGGTCGCGGTGACCGGCGACGGCGGCACCGTCGTCACGCTCGCGGAGAAGATCACGCACTTCGTGACGCGCGACGGCCGCGAGGTCCCCGAGTTCGACCCGGTCGACCAGCAGCTGGCCCAGCTGTCCGACTTCGTCGCCGCGATCCGCCATGGCGCCCCGCCACTGGTGACGTCCGCGCAGGCCCGCGCGGCGGTCGCGTTCATCGAGGCCGCCTACGCGTCCGCGCGCACCGGCCGCCCGGTGCGGCCCCGATGA
- a CDS encoding Gfo/Idh/MocA family protein — MVIRQTGAAVRLAVLGAAHGHVGFALDEAARRDDVVLVAAAESDAASRSAFLAGLGDVPLYDDVATLLDRHEVDVAVVAGVYAQRGAAAVAALEAGAHVLADKPLCTSLEQLDAVAAAAARTGRHVSVMFEKRFYPATLAARRLLDDGTLGDLALVASTGPHKLRLADRPPWFLRRDGYGGIAADLPVHDIDLVLALSGATSGTVAALTGTTGAAGGADFDDHVAVLLRAGSAAATLEASWLSPEAADLHGHYRMRLTGSRGTAELDWAYGTVQVATHDRAPWSEPLPPGRPPAAYFFDAVAAGAEPEISTAASLLATRVALLAQASADSGGSPLPWSAAGHE, encoded by the coding sequence ATGGTCATTCGGCAGACGGGCGCGGCTGTCCGGCTCGCGGTCCTCGGCGCCGCACATGGGCACGTCGGCTTCGCCCTGGACGAGGCCGCGCGGCGCGACGACGTCGTCCTGGTGGCGGCGGCCGAGTCGGACGCCGCGTCGCGGTCGGCCTTCCTGGCTGGCCTGGGCGACGTGCCGCTGTACGACGACGTCGCGACGCTGCTGGACCGGCACGAGGTGGACGTCGCCGTCGTCGCCGGGGTCTACGCCCAGCGCGGCGCCGCCGCCGTAGCGGCGCTGGAGGCAGGCGCTCACGTCCTGGCCGACAAGCCGCTCTGCACGTCGCTTGAGCAGCTCGACGCCGTCGCCGCCGCGGCGGCGCGGACCGGCCGGCACGTCTCGGTGATGTTCGAGAAGCGGTTCTACCCGGCGACGCTGGCCGCGCGCCGGCTGCTGGACGACGGCACGCTCGGGGACCTCGCCCTGGTCGCCAGCACAGGCCCGCACAAGCTGCGGCTGGCGGACCGGCCGCCGTGGTTCCTGCGCCGCGACGGCTACGGCGGCATCGCCGCCGACCTTCCCGTGCACGACATCGACCTCGTGCTCGCGCTGTCCGGTGCGACGTCGGGAACGGTGGCGGCGCTGACCGGCACCACCGGCGCCGCCGGTGGCGCTGATTTCGACGACCACGTGGCGGTGCTGCTGCGAGCGGGCTCCGCCGCGGCGACGCTCGAGGCGAGCTGGCTCTCGCCGGAGGCAGCCGACCTGCATGGTCACTATCGGATGCGGCTCACCGGCAGTCGCGGGACCGCCGAGCTGGACTGGGCCTATGGCACGGTGCAGGTGGCCACGCACGACCGTGCCCCGTGGTCCGAGCCCCTGCCGCCCGGCCGCCCGCCAGCCGCGTACTTCTTCGACGCCGTGGCCGCCGGCGCCGAGCCGGAGATCTCGACCGCCGCGAGCCTGCTCGCCACCCGCGTCGCGTTGCTCGCCCAGGCTAGTGCCGACTCCGGCGGTTCGCCGCTGCCGTGGTCGGCTGCGGGGCATGAGTGA
- a CDS encoding LacI family DNA-binding transcriptional regulator has translation MFQFCYNPEGGSVDKRPNLRAVAARAGVSVATASRALNTGRPVASATRERVLAAVKELGYAVDARSWRPRPMVGVIVPVMRHQVIAEIVAGVEEATSDAGRYCVCAVSHADPDRELAQLAAFVNDDRIGSVILAGGFQLTADYARRFMRITREFRDRGKPLVLSGRATTMERDLDVPGVVVLDYDNVGGASAAVGLLASRGHRTIALVRGPTGNTTSDARSAGYREALDHFGLPFDGGLVRTGDREASHGHAATISLLAERADVTAIFAESDELAMGVLQAAHSIGRPVPDTLSVVGFDDQHNAGYLVPALTTVHMPFAELGRRAARIALGEEAVRPGGARLLIGTHLIMRSSVASPGRR, from the coding sequence ATGTTCCAATTCTGTTACAACCCGGAGGGTGGGTCAGTGGACAAGCGTCCGAACCTGCGAGCGGTCGCCGCACGCGCCGGCGTCTCGGTGGCGACCGCGTCGCGCGCGCTGAACACCGGCCGTCCGGTCGCGTCCGCGACGCGGGAACGGGTGCTCGCCGCGGTCAAGGAGCTCGGCTACGCGGTGGACGCGCGCTCCTGGCGGCCTCGCCCGATGGTCGGGGTGATCGTTCCGGTGATGAGGCACCAGGTGATCGCCGAGATCGTCGCCGGAGTCGAGGAGGCTACGTCCGACGCGGGACGGTACTGCGTCTGCGCGGTCAGCCACGCCGACCCCGATCGTGAACTCGCCCAGCTGGCGGCGTTCGTCAACGACGACCGGATCGGCAGCGTCATCCTCGCCGGTGGCTTCCAGCTCACGGCCGACTACGCCCGCCGATTCATGCGGATCACCCGCGAATTCCGTGATCGGGGCAAGCCGCTGGTCCTGAGCGGCCGCGCGACCACCATGGAGCGTGACCTGGATGTGCCGGGCGTGGTGGTGCTCGACTACGACAACGTCGGCGGCGCGTCGGCGGCCGTGGGGCTGCTGGCCTCCCGTGGGCACCGGACGATCGCCCTCGTGCGTGGCCCCACCGGCAACACCACGAGTGACGCCCGCAGCGCCGGGTACCGCGAGGCACTCGACCACTTCGGTCTGCCCTTCGACGGCGGGTTGGTCCGGACCGGGGATCGGGAAGCGAGTCACGGCCACGCGGCGACCATCTCGCTGCTGGCCGAGCGTGCCGACGTCACGGCCATCTTCGCAGAGAGCGACGAGCTCGCCATGGGTGTCCTGCAGGCGGCGCATTCCATCGGGCGGCCCGTGCCCGACACGCTGTCGGTCGTGGGTTTCGACGACCAGCACAACGCCGGCTATCTCGTGCCGGCGCTCACCACCGTGCACATGCCGTTCGCCGAGCTCGGTCGGCGAGCGGCCCGGATCGCCCTGGGTGAAGAGGCGGTACGGCCGGGTGGAGCACGGCTGCTGATCGGGACCCACCTGATCATGCGCTCCTCGGTGGCCAGCCCGGGCCGGCGGTAA
- a CDS encoding PQQ-binding-like beta-propeller repeat protein: MNRRLRWRAALATAALSVSFLTAPHAAADGQPASNDPVVREILDGDPAISYLGAPVKSQIPGVPVVGIEDGRAVGYQMFKGIGDTDQPGTFVVFDLETGQTLRTFPIPGADNTWGSVVAADGRVYFSTYHDYALHRYDPATKTVEDLGPIDPAAPKNAYPWQISRGPGDSVFIGTYPKGDLWQFHPDTGTLENWGHQPWGPADPAQSQYVRYVSYDAERNDLFVSTGSADPAVWRLDVDTRAAVRITNELEQPGISTESFISSVTVIGDRVFARGYTSKKLLVMDLDGNTEYWGNAGGRLSVQGHTFVAHPTDADKVLFSNGKQLWSYSLSGRSVAATGADIGSYLSDAVADPDDSTRLLGLSGTGSFALDLDTPASPSLHPFSFAQPTVLETVLPGPDNTMWAAGYMSSLARVDTTGTGIEYPTLQVSRQYESSIVRDGLMYLGAYTGSSFQVYDPKAPSVAPRTLFTGTAQGFDRPITMTYDPVEDKAYMGSIPGYGLNQGGISVWDFATSTVEHYRTEVAVDQGVSSAVYNPGDGMVYLGTNVDGGNGHPDSGQTEAYLITWDPKTDTKVREIIPVPDRRGVTGLTVGPDGKIWGVAEDILFIYDPATRQVERKVTILGSGYGTGSYWSWGYLSYSSKDHRMYASLGNRLVRIDPATLEVSNVGVGKGSRLHADDEGNLYFLAYYGSQHLFRYTPDSPPPPEDDVRPTVSLASPTTGGPFRELAVQVDAADDAGLEKIVANVYRDGSLVTSTQSPADGATSASHTATVRLPDGRYTVKYNAHDLAGNVSRTGSFTVTIDGTAPRATIKSGPSYTVATGETYDLISFKLHDAGKIDKVTLNGTEKDLTDNVWSDVNFIAPPRFGAIHGENVLVVHDVAGNTTTVEFTLN; the protein is encoded by the coding sequence ATGAATCGAAGGTTGCGCTGGCGAGCAGCCCTAGCCACCGCGGCGCTGTCCGTCTCGTTCCTGACGGCACCACACGCCGCCGCGGACGGGCAGCCGGCCAGCAATGACCCCGTCGTCCGGGAGATCCTCGACGGTGACCCGGCGATCTCTTATCTGGGCGCCCCGGTCAAGTCGCAGATCCCCGGCGTGCCCGTCGTGGGAATCGAGGACGGCCGGGCGGTCGGGTACCAGATGTTCAAAGGCATCGGCGACACCGACCAGCCCGGGACGTTCGTCGTCTTCGACCTCGAGACCGGGCAGACCCTGCGCACCTTCCCGATTCCTGGCGCCGACAACACCTGGGGCTCGGTGGTGGCGGCGGACGGCCGGGTGTACTTCTCCACGTACCACGACTACGCCCTGCACCGTTACGACCCCGCCACGAAGACGGTCGAGGACCTCGGCCCGATCGATCCCGCCGCTCCGAAAAACGCCTATCCATGGCAGATCTCGCGCGGGCCGGGCGATTCGGTGTTCATCGGGACCTATCCGAAGGGTGACCTGTGGCAGTTCCATCCCGACACGGGCACGTTGGAGAACTGGGGTCACCAACCCTGGGGGCCGGCCGATCCCGCCCAGTCCCAGTATGTCCGCTACGTCTCCTACGATGCCGAACGCAACGATCTGTTCGTCTCGACCGGCTCGGCCGACCCTGCCGTGTGGAGGCTGGACGTCGACACCCGTGCCGCTGTCCGGATCACCAACGAGCTCGAGCAGCCCGGAATCTCGACTGAGAGCTTCATCTCCTCGGTGACCGTCATCGGTGATCGAGTGTTCGCCCGCGGCTACACGTCGAAGAAGCTCCTCGTCATGGACCTCGACGGAAACACCGAGTACTGGGGCAACGCAGGAGGGAGGCTCAGCGTCCAGGGGCACACCTTCGTCGCGCACCCGACCGACGCCGACAAGGTGCTGTTCTCCAACGGAAAGCAGCTGTGGAGCTACAGCCTCAGCGGCCGGAGCGTCGCCGCCACCGGTGCCGACATCGGCAGCTACCTCAGTGACGCGGTCGCCGACCCGGACGACTCGACTCGGTTGCTCGGACTGTCAGGCACCGGCTCCTTCGCGCTGGACCTGGACACTCCGGCCAGTCCGTCCCTGCACCCGTTCTCCTTCGCCCAGCCGACGGTGCTCGAGACCGTCCTGCCGGGCCCGGACAACACGATGTGGGCGGCCGGCTACATGAGCTCACTCGCCCGGGTGGACACCACCGGCACCGGCATCGAGTACCCGACCCTGCAGGTCTCCCGGCAGTACGAGTCCTCGATCGTCCGCGACGGCTTGATGTATCTCGGCGCCTACACCGGCAGCTCGTTCCAGGTCTACGATCCAAAGGCGCCGTCGGTGGCGCCGCGCACCCTGTTCACCGGCACGGCGCAGGGCTTCGACCGGCCGATCACCATGACCTACGACCCGGTCGAGGATAAGGCCTACATGGGCTCGATTCCGGGGTACGGCCTCAACCAGGGCGGTATCTCGGTATGGGACTTCGCCACCTCGACGGTCGAGCACTACCGCACCGAAGTCGCCGTCGATCAGGGTGTGTCCTCAGCCGTGTACAACCCCGGCGACGGGATGGTCTACCTCGGCACCAACGTCGACGGCGGCAACGGCCACCCCGACAGCGGACAGACCGAGGCGTACCTGATCACCTGGGACCCGAAGACCGACACCAAGGTCCGCGAGATCATCCCGGTGCCGGACCGACGCGGCGTCACCGGCCTCACGGTCGGGCCTGACGGCAAGATCTGGGGAGTCGCCGAGGACATCCTGTTCATCTACGACCCAGCGACCCGGCAGGTGGAACGGAAGGTCACGATCCTCGGGAGCGGATACGGCACCGGCAGCTACTGGTCCTGGGGATACCTCTCCTACTCCAGCAAGGACCACCGGATGTACGCCTCTCTGGGCAATCGGTTGGTGCGCATCGACCCGGCGACCCTCGAAGTCAGCAACGTGGGCGTCGGCAAGGGCTCCCGGCTGCACGCCGATGACGAGGGCAACCTGTACTTCCTCGCCTACTACGGATCGCAGCACCTCTTCCGGTACACCCCCGACAGCCCGCCCCCGCCGGAGGACGACGTGCGGCCGACGGTGTCGTTGGCGTCACCCACGACCGGTGGCCCGTTCCGGGAGCTGGCCGTTCAGGTCGATGCGGCCGACGACGCCGGCCTGGAGAAGATCGTGGCGAACGTCTATCGCGACGGCTCGCTCGTCACAAGCACGCAGAGCCCTGCCGACGGCGCGACGTCCGCGTCGCACACCGCCACGGTTCGGTTGCCCGACGGGCGGTACACCGTCAAGTACAACGCGCACGACCTGGCTGGCAACGTGTCGAGGACGGGTTCGTTCACGGTCACGATCGACGGCACGGCACCGAGGGCGACGATCAAGAGCGGACCCTCGTACACGGTCGCCACCGGCGAGACGTACGACCTGATCAGCTTCAAGCTGCATGATGCCGGGAAGATCGACAAGGTCACGTTGAACGGCACCGAGAAGGACCTGACCGACAACGTGTGGTCCGACGTCAACTTCATCGCGCCGCCGCGGTTCGGCGCGATCCACGGGGAGAACGTCCTGGTGGTCCACGACGTCGCCGGCAACACCACCACCGTCGAGTTCACGCTGAACTGA
- the manD gene encoding D-mannonate dehydratase ManD has product MSIEQAEVVVTSPDRNFVTLRLTTADGLVGLGDATLNGRELAVVAYLRDHVVPLLIGRDAHRVEDTWQFLYRSAYWRRGPVTMAAVAAVDVALWDLKAQAAGMPLYQLLGGASRDGLLAYGHASGRDLPELFDSIRDHLDQGYRAIRVQTGVPGLKAIYGIASNSTGVRYDHEPAQRGARPAEEDWDTRAYLRHLPGVFDAVRNEFGPELPLLHDAHHRLTPIQAAKLGQTLEPYDLFWLEDCTPAENQQGLRLVRQHTTTPLAIGEIFNTVWDYQTLITEQLIDYVRSAVTHTGGITHLRKILDFAAQYQIKSGIHGPTDISPVGMAAALHLGLAIHNFGIQEYMQHGSRTNEVFHQTFTWKDGYLHPGDQPGLGVTLDTDEAGRYPYEQAYLPYNRLADGTVHDW; this is encoded by the coding sequence ATGAGCATCGAACAGGCCGAGGTCGTCGTCACGAGCCCGGACCGGAACTTCGTGACGTTGCGGCTGACGACCGCCGACGGGCTGGTCGGGCTGGGCGACGCGACGTTGAACGGGCGCGAGCTGGCCGTCGTGGCGTACCTGCGCGATCACGTGGTGCCGCTGCTGATCGGCCGCGACGCGCACCGCGTCGAGGACACCTGGCAGTTCCTCTACCGCAGCGCCTACTGGCGCCGCGGCCCCGTCACCATGGCCGCCGTCGCCGCCGTCGACGTCGCGCTGTGGGACCTCAAGGCCCAGGCCGCCGGGATGCCGCTCTACCAGCTCCTCGGCGGCGCCTCCCGCGACGGGCTGCTCGCCTACGGCCACGCCTCCGGCCGCGACCTGCCCGAGCTGTTCGACAGCATCCGCGACCACCTCGACCAGGGCTACCGCGCGATCCGCGTGCAGACCGGCGTCCCCGGGCTGAAGGCGATCTACGGCATCGCCTCGAACAGCACCGGCGTGCGCTACGACCACGAACCCGCCCAACGCGGAGCCCGCCCGGCCGAGGAGGACTGGGACACCCGCGCCTACCTGCGCCACCTCCCCGGCGTATTCGACGCCGTCCGGAACGAGTTCGGCCCCGAGCTGCCGCTGCTGCACGACGCCCACCACCGCCTCACCCCGATCCAAGCCGCGAAACTCGGCCAGACGCTCGAGCCCTACGACCTGTTCTGGCTCGAGGACTGCACCCCCGCCGAGAACCAGCAGGGACTACGCCTGGTCCGCCAGCACACCACCACCCCACTGGCCATCGGCGAGATCTTCAACACCGTGTGGGACTACCAGACCCTGATCACCGAACAGCTCATCGACTACGTCCGCTCCGCCGTCACCCACACCGGCGGCATCACCCACCTGCGCAAGATCCTCGACTTCGCCGCGCAGTACCAGATCAAGTCCGGCATCCACGGCCCCACCGACATCTCCCCCGTCGGCATGGCCGCCGCCCTGCACCTGGGCCTGGCGATCCACAACTTCGGCATCCAGGAATACATGCAACACGGGTCGCGCACGAACGAGGTCTTCCACCAGACCTTCACCTGGAAGGACGGCTACCTGCACCCCGGCGACCAGCCCGGCCTCGGCGTCACCCTCGACACCGACGAAGCGGGCCGCTACCCCTACGAACAGGCCTACCTCCCCTACAACCGGCTCGCCGACGGCACCGTCCACGACTGGTGA
- a CDS encoding Gfo/Idh/MocA family protein, protein MRRIGFIGTENSHTDHFLRFLNSEQRHPGFRAVALAGGSTARNETLRAQGGIEQLVDDAADLVQLVDAAIISTRDGARHREQAEPLLAAGLPVLVDKPFATTVDDAVAMLDAAEKTSAVLVSCSALRFVPQLPDLVDEAGRGALRQLSIVGPGDPDSEYSGLFFYGIHHVEAALEILGNPVVEPGSVAASVTRDGDTTVALLRIAGVAVVLTFVVPDDDHRVPFHATATGVDGVVARELTLDRDYNAPALTRFVTAVETGRTQSGREQLLSPVVVMSAIVEALENRTERP, encoded by the coding sequence GTGAGACGTATCGGCTTCATCGGCACCGAGAACTCCCACACCGATCACTTCCTCCGCTTCCTCAACAGCGAGCAGCGCCACCCCGGGTTCCGGGCCGTCGCCCTCGCCGGCGGCAGCACCGCGCGCAACGAGACACTGCGCGCCCAGGGCGGCATCGAGCAGCTGGTCGACGATGCCGCCGACCTCGTACAGCTCGTCGACGCCGCGATCATCTCCACCCGCGACGGCGCCCGGCACCGCGAGCAGGCCGAGCCGCTGCTCGCCGCCGGCCTGCCCGTGCTGGTCGACAAGCCGTTCGCGACCACGGTCGACGACGCCGTGGCGATGCTCGACGCGGCGGAGAAGACGTCGGCCGTGCTGGTGTCCTGCTCCGCGCTGCGGTTCGTCCCGCAGCTCCCCGACCTCGTCGACGAGGCCGGCCGGGGCGCGCTGCGGCAGCTGAGCATCGTCGGGCCGGGCGACCCGGACAGCGAGTACTCGGGCCTGTTCTTCTACGGCATCCACCATGTCGAGGCGGCTCTGGAGATCCTCGGCAACCCGGTCGTCGAGCCCGGCTCGGTGGCGGCGAGCGTGACGCGCGACGGCGACACCACGGTCGCCCTGCTGCGGATCGCCGGCGTGGCGGTCGTCCTCACGTTCGTCGTCCCGGACGACGACCACCGGGTGCCGTTCCACGCCACCGCGACCGGAGTCGACGGCGTCGTCGCCCGCGAGCTCACCCTCGACCGCGACTACAACGCACCGGCGCTGACCCGCTTCGTCACGGCCGTCGAGACCGGCCGGACGCAGTCCGGCCGCGAGCAGCTGCTGTCCCCCGTCGTCGTGATGAGCGCGATCGTCGAGGCGCTGGAGAACCGGACGGAGCGCCCATGA
- a CDS encoding GDSL-type esterase/lipase family protein — protein MSGTVADPRLAALAGGDRPLVWSFIGDSVTAASWHTWGARGFAELVHERLRELGRVRDAVVNTGVSGWRVGDLLGSLDDIALRFQPDLVVIGTGLNDTRGGADGVGEFRDRYHELIGRIRADSSATIVAQTPNGTPPTAPEHVVAHLDAYADVIRAVAKEADVPLVDHHAEWAATDAGPWFHWLGHGCHPNAHGHRAMARTLLRSFGCWDPAARTGRLTIP, from the coding sequence ATGAGCGGCACGGTGGCGGACCCCCGCCTCGCCGCCCTCGCCGGCGGCGACCGGCCCTTGGTGTGGTCGTTCATCGGCGACAGCGTCACGGCCGCGAGCTGGCACACGTGGGGCGCGCGCGGCTTCGCCGAGCTGGTCCACGAGCGGCTGCGCGAGCTCGGCCGGGTCCGCGACGCCGTCGTCAACACCGGCGTGAGCGGCTGGCGGGTGGGCGACCTGCTCGGCTCCCTCGACGACATCGCGCTGCGGTTCCAGCCGGACCTCGTCGTCATCGGGACGGGGCTCAACGACACCCGCGGCGGCGCCGACGGCGTCGGCGAGTTCCGCGACCGGTACCACGAGCTGATCGGCCGCATCCGCGCGGACTCGTCCGCGACCATCGTGGCGCAGACGCCGAACGGCACGCCGCCCACGGCGCCGGAGCACGTCGTGGCCCACCTCGACGCCTACGCCGATGTGATCCGCGCGGTCGCGAAGGAGGCGGACGTGCCGCTGGTCGACCATCATGCGGAGTGGGCGGCCACCGACGCCGGCCCGTGGTTCCACTGGCTCGGCCACGGCTGCCATCCCAACGCGCACGGTCATCGGGCGATGGCGCGCACGCTGCTCCGGTCGTTCGGGTGCTGGGACCCGGCGGCGCGGACCGGCCGGTTGACGATCCCATGA
- a CDS encoding Gfo/Idh/MocA family protein has product MAAATLGVGIVGLGSIGVTHARALRDVEGVEVRAVSGGRPDAAAAAGWPEAVRLSPDAVLRHPGVDVVAVCAPTQWHAPLSVAAVEAGRHVVVEKPLTTTVADAVRLAALQRERGRLVAMVAQRRFEPEYAALKSLADAGRLGAIRLGATHVHWHRDDAYYAAAPWRTSMAGGGGSLLNQGVHNVDLLRWLCGPVEEITAQYATLGRDMDAEDTTVATLRFASGALGLVSTSTATPPGAPATLALHGSSGVVELGQGEVLRWDVQGVPAPSSDDQVASGAADPLAIGAAGHARMWRAIVEAIGSGERYGADAEDAVDTVRLLCGIYEAARSGTRVRLKDLA; this is encoded by the coding sequence GTGGCAGCAGCGACACTCGGCGTCGGCATCGTCGGCCTGGGCAGCATCGGGGTGACCCACGCGCGAGCCCTGCGCGACGTCGAGGGGGTCGAGGTCCGCGCCGTCAGCGGCGGACGGCCGGACGCGGCAGCGGCGGCCGGGTGGCCGGAGGCCGTCAGGCTGTCGCCGGACGCGGTCCTGCGCCACCCGGGCGTCGACGTCGTCGCCGTGTGCGCGCCGACGCAGTGGCACGCCCCGCTCTCCGTGGCCGCCGTCGAGGCCGGTCGGCACGTGGTCGTCGAGAAGCCGCTGACCACCACCGTGGCCGACGCCGTCCGGCTGGCCGCGCTGCAGCGTGAGCGCGGGCGGCTGGTGGCCATGGTCGCGCAGCGCCGCTTCGAACCCGAGTACGCCGCCCTGAAATCACTGGCCGACGCCGGGCGGCTGGGCGCGATCCGGCTGGGCGCCACCCACGTGCATTGGCACCGCGACGACGCCTACTACGCGGCGGCGCCGTGGCGGACGTCCATGGCCGGTGGCGGCGGTTCACTGCTGAACCAGGGCGTGCACAACGTCGACCTACTGCGCTGGCTGTGCGGGCCGGTCGAGGAGATCACGGCCCAGTACGCGACGCTCGGCCGCGACATGGACGCCGAGGACACGACGGTCGCGACGCTGCGGTTCGCCTCGGGCGCGCTCGGGCTGGTCAGCACGTCTACGGCGACGCCGCCCGGTGCGCCGGCCACACTGGCCCTGCACGGCTCGTCCGGCGTCGTCGAGCTGGGCCAGGGCGAGGTGCTGCGATGGGACGTGCAGGGGGTGCCCGCGCCCTCGTCGGACGACCAGGTGGCCAGCGGCGCCGCCGACCCGCTGGCGATCGGCGCCGCCGGGCACGCCCGCATGTGGCGGGCGATCGTCGAGGCGATCGGGTCGGGGGAGCGCTACGGCGCCGACGCCGAGGACGCCGTCGACACCGTCCGCCTGCTCTGCGGCATCTACGAAGCGGCCCGGTCCGGCACGCGCGTGCGCCTGAAGGATCTCGCGTGA
- a CDS encoding SDR family oxidoreductase → MRPVRPPAELFDLTGSRAAVVGGTGVLGGRFAACLAAAGAEVTVLGRSAERGEAVVEGIRDAGGRAAFVAVDATDRASVRDAAARVGRLDVLVAAPGVNSTTPFAEIDDAEWSRLLDVNLGSVFRLCQAFAPLMAGRPGGASIITVSSASSGPPLSRVLGYGVAKAGVGNLTQYLARELAPDGIRVNAIVPGFFPAEQNRAVLTRERIDSIVGHTPMARLGEPEELDGVLLWLASGRASGFVTGALVRVDGGFSAMTI, encoded by the coding sequence ATGAGGCCGGTCCGCCCGCCGGCCGAGCTGTTCGACCTCACCGGCTCGCGGGCCGCGGTGGTCGGCGGGACCGGCGTGCTCGGCGGCCGGTTCGCGGCCTGCCTGGCCGCGGCCGGCGCCGAGGTGACGGTGCTGGGCCGGTCCGCCGAGCGCGGCGAGGCCGTCGTCGAGGGCATCCGCGACGCCGGCGGCAGGGCGGCGTTCGTCGCCGTGGACGCGACCGACCGGGCCTCGGTGCGGGACGCCGCGGCCCGGGTCGGGCGCCTCGACGTCCTCGTGGCCGCGCCCGGCGTCAACAGCACGACCCCGTTCGCCGAGATCGACGACGCCGAGTGGTCGCGGCTGCTCGACGTCAACCTCGGGTCGGTCTTCCGGCTCTGCCAGGCGTTCGCGCCGCTCATGGCCGGCCGGCCCGGCGGCGCCTCGATCATCACCGTCTCGTCCGCGTCGTCCGGCCCGCCGCTGAGCCGCGTCCTCGGCTACGGGGTCGCGAAGGCGGGCGTCGGCAACCTCACCCAGTACCTGGCCCGCGAGCTGGCGCCGGACGGCATCCGCGTCAACGCGATCGTGCCGGGGTTCTTCCCGGCCGAGCAGAACCGGGCCGTGCTGACGCGGGAGCGGATCGACTCGATCGTCGGCCACACGCCAATGGCTAGGCTCGGTGAGCCGGAGGAGCTCGACGGCGTCCTGCTCTGGCTGGCCTCCGGCCGCGCGTCGGGCTTCGTCACCGGAGCGCTCGTCCGGGTCGACGGCGGCTTCTCCGCGATGACGATCTGA